In a genomic window of Nodosilinea sp. E11:
- a CDS encoding NFACT family protein: MQPVDFTTLMALCHSLEADWVPARCETVVQIDTTTLALGLRTLDQRGWLTISWHPQAARLHLGEAPPKGQDTFTFSQQLKHQINQMALVAIAPVAPWERAIDLQFGPRPGDPPQWHLYVEIMGKYSNVILANAQNQIVTAAHQVSDQQSRVRPIQTGDPYRLPPAIMNTLPSLQESQADWQERVTLVPTTLKKMLMQSYGGLSSSLVRSLLAAVHLSPDQPAQTLTQVDWDRLFEAWQRWLVCLDKGEFFPGWVEGGYTVLDWQGVAPAADVHTLLHGYYSHELNLQQFERLRNQIQQKLKGVLDKLRQKARTFEQRLDQSAQADQYRQRADLLMAYSYQWQPGLTQMTVEDFATGDPVAIAIDPDKTAIQQAQRYYKQHQKLKRAKDAVAPLLAEVQAELTYLEQVEAALTQTPTYEEPADLEALVDIRHELIQQGYMASPDYRPSDRKTSPSNLSGFRQEHTPDGLPVLVGRNNRQNDLLISTVATDYDLWFHTQEIPGSHVLLRLEAGQVASDRDLAYVADLAAYFSRARQADQVPVVYTQPRHVYKPKGARPGMVIYKHETVIWGQPRRIEPQQATHPKSDLVNPGS; encoded by the coding sequence GTGCAGCCGGTTGACTTTACTACTCTGATGGCTCTGTGCCACAGCCTAGAGGCTGACTGGGTGCCTGCCCGCTGCGAAACGGTTGTGCAGATCGATACCACCACCCTAGCCCTTGGCCTTAGAACCTTGGATCAGCGCGGTTGGCTGACAATTTCTTGGCACCCTCAGGCGGCTCGACTACACCTGGGAGAGGCTCCGCCCAAAGGGCAAGACACCTTTACCTTTAGCCAGCAGCTCAAGCACCAGATTAACCAGATGGCCCTAGTGGCGATCGCCCCGGTAGCCCCTTGGGAGCGCGCCATTGATTTGCAGTTTGGCCCCCGCCCCGGCGACCCACCCCAGTGGCATCTGTACGTTGAAATTATGGGCAAGTACAGCAACGTCATTTTGGCCAATGCTCAAAACCAGATTGTGACCGCCGCTCACCAGGTGAGCGACCAACAGTCGCGGGTGCGGCCTATTCAAACGGGCGACCCCTACCGGCTGCCTCCGGCGATTATGAATACGCTGCCGAGTTTGCAAGAATCCCAGGCTGACTGGCAAGAGCGGGTGACCCTGGTGCCCACAACGCTGAAAAAAATGCTGATGCAGAGCTACGGGGGCCTGAGTTCTTCCCTGGTGCGATCGCTCCTCGCTGCCGTCCATCTCTCCCCTGACCAACCGGCCCAAACCCTGACTCAGGTCGACTGGGATCGACTGTTTGAGGCGTGGCAGCGCTGGCTTGTCTGTCTCGACAAGGGCGAATTTTTTCCGGGCTGGGTCGAAGGGGGCTATACCGTCCTCGACTGGCAGGGGGTGGCCCCAGCGGCCGATGTGCACACCCTGCTGCATGGGTACTACAGCCACGAACTCAACCTGCAACAGTTTGAGCGGCTTAGAAACCAGATTCAGCAAAAGCTTAAGGGAGTGCTCGACAAACTGCGCCAAAAGGCCCGCACCTTTGAGCAGCGCCTCGATCAGTCAGCCCAGGCAGACCAGTACCGTCAGCGAGCCGATCTGCTGATGGCCTACAGCTACCAGTGGCAGCCGGGGCTGACGCAAATGACCGTGGAAGATTTTGCGACAGGAGATCCGGTAGCGATCGCCATCGACCCTGACAAAACCGCGATTCAGCAGGCCCAGCGCTACTATAAACAGCACCAAAAGCTGAAGCGCGCCAAGGATGCTGTCGCCCCCTTACTCGCGGAGGTGCAAGCAGAACTCACCTATCTAGAGCAGGTAGAAGCCGCCCTGACCCAAACCCCCACCTACGAGGAACCGGCAGATCTAGAGGCACTGGTCGATATTCGTCACGAGTTAATTCAGCAGGGGTACATGGCTTCACCCGACTATCGCCCCAGCGATCGCAAAACCAGCCCTAGCAACCTGTCGGGCTTTCGCCAAGAGCACACCCCCGACGGGCTGCCGGTGCTAGTGGGCCGCAACAACCGCCAGAACGATCTACTCATTTCTACCGTGGCGACCGACTACGACCTCTGGTTTCATACCCAAGAAATTCCGGGTAGCCACGTGCTGTTGCGGCTAGAGGCGGGGCAGGTGGCAAGCGATCGCGACTTAGCCTACGTCGCTGATCTGGCGGCTTACTTTAGCCGGGCTCGCCAGGCCGATCAGGTGCCCGTGGTCTATACTCAGCCTCGCCATGTCTACAAGCCCAAAGGGGCACGCCCTGGCATGGTGATCTACAAACACGAAACCGTGATTTGGGGGCAGCCCCGGCGCATTGAACCGCAGCAGGCGACTCATCCCAAATCCGATTTGGTAAACCCCGGTTCATAA
- a CDS encoding CocE/NonD family hydrolase, translating into MFTSPSPGPYAVAPKQTLSLAVPSAPGAEAVIHLDADVYSPLGAGPFPVLLMRQPYGRAIASTVVYAHPTWYASYGYIVVIQDVRGRGTSGGEFELFRHEAADGYATVQWAASLPQSSGAVGMYGFSYQGMTQLYAAAQHPPALRAIAPAMVGYDLYADWAYENGALPLQIGLGWALQLAAETARLRQDGTAYQALRQAAQSLPLGDAVPACPQVLKTYAPESFFHQWLDHPQPDAYWQALQPDLAAVDLPMLHVGGWYDPYLRGDLRLYQQMVSQSSAPQALWIGPWGHLPWGRRIGTVDFGPDADSPIDRLQIRWFDRFLKDRPPETTPEITLEPPIQLFIMGENRWQGRDRWPTGPGQPFYLSSTGLAGLRQADGILSSTLPQAQANPAPQDTIVHDPWRPVPSLGGHCGLPPGPFDRASLDSRTDVLTYTTAAWPAGLTLVGTPAATLYCRADAPSFDLSVVLSEVYSDGRVVNLTQGHCRVDAYNPADGQAQAITLPLHPTACTLAPGHRLRLSVAAACFPAYAVNSGTGDQPADCPQIEHRVITLTIAQGAEYPSCIHLPLGGL; encoded by the coding sequence TTGTTCACGTCTCCTTCCCCTGGCCCCTACGCCGTCGCTCCCAAGCAGACCCTCAGCCTGGCGGTCCCCAGTGCCCCTGGGGCCGAGGCTGTCATTCACCTCGATGCCGATGTGTATTCCCCCCTGGGGGCAGGGCCATTTCCGGTGCTGCTGATGCGGCAGCCCTACGGACGGGCGATCGCATCCACTGTGGTCTATGCCCACCCCACCTGGTACGCCAGCTACGGCTACATCGTTGTCATCCAAGACGTGCGCGGGCGGGGCACCTCGGGGGGCGAGTTTGAGCTATTTCGCCACGAGGCCGCCGATGGCTACGCCACGGTGCAGTGGGCCGCCAGTTTGCCCCAAAGTAGCGGGGCGGTGGGCATGTATGGTTTCTCATACCAGGGCATGACCCAGCTCTACGCGGCGGCCCAGCACCCCCCGGCCCTGCGGGCGATCGCCCCCGCGATGGTAGGCTACGACCTCTACGCCGACTGGGCCTACGAAAATGGTGCCCTGCCGCTACAAATTGGGCTGGGCTGGGCGCTTCAGCTGGCCGCCGAAACCGCTCGCCTCCGACAGGACGGCACGGCCTACCAGGCGCTGCGCCAAGCCGCCCAGTCTCTTCCCTTGGGGGATGCTGTGCCAGCTTGCCCCCAGGTGCTCAAGACCTACGCCCCGGAGTCTTTCTTTCACCAGTGGCTCGACCACCCCCAGCCCGACGCCTACTGGCAGGCGCTCCAACCCGATCTGGCGGCGGTAGACTTGCCCATGCTGCATGTGGGCGGCTGGTACGACCCCTATCTGCGGGGCGATCTGCGGCTGTATCAGCAGATGGTGAGCCAAAGCAGTGCCCCCCAAGCTCTGTGGATTGGCCCCTGGGGACATCTGCCCTGGGGGCGACGAATCGGCACTGTAGACTTTGGCCCTGACGCCGACAGCCCTATCGATCGCCTGCAAATTCGCTGGTTTGACCGGTTTCTGAAAGATCGGCCCCCAGAAACAACCCCAGAAATAACTCTAGAGCCGCCGATTCAGCTGTTTATCATGGGGGAAAACCGGTGGCAGGGGCGCGATCGCTGGCCCACCGGCCCTGGGCAACCCTTCTACCTCAGCAGCACCGGCCTGGCAGGCCTGCGTCAGGCCGACGGTATTCTCAGTTCTACGCTGCCCCAAGCCCAGGCGAACCCTGCCCCTCAAGACACAATCGTGCACGACCCTTGGCGACCCGTCCCCTCCCTGGGCGGCCACTGCGGCCTGCCCCCCGGCCCCTTCGATCGAGCCAGCCTCGACAGCCGGACTGACGTGCTCACCTACACTACGGCGGCCTGGCCCGCAGGATTAACCCTGGTCGGCACTCCCGCTGCCACCCTATACTGCCGAGCCGATGCCCCCAGCTTTGATCTCAGCGTCGTGCTATCGGAGGTCTACAGCGACGGTCGCGTGGTCAACCTTACCCAGGGGCATTGCCGGGTCGATGCCTACAATCCAGCCGATGGTCAAGCCCAAGCCATCACCCTCCCTCTGCACCCCACCGCCTGCACCCTTGCCCCCGGCCATCGACTGCGCCTGAGTGTGGCGGCGGCCTGCTTTCCAGCCTACGCCGTCAACAGCGGCACCGGCGATCAACCAGCAGACTGCCCTCAGATTGAGCACCGGGTGATCACCCTCACCATTGCCCAGGGGGCAGAGTATCCATCCTGCATCCATCTGCCTTTAGGGGGGCTTTAA
- a CDS encoding IS110 family transposase, translating into MTELSQAHQWVGIDVSKRTLDVYVRPLGLSVQVANSDSGLRELLQALTAFRRETSLIVLEATGGYQALAARTLMAEGWPAVVVNPRQVRDFARATGRMAKTDKIDAEVLAHFADAIRPEVRAMASEASQHLQDLVTRRQQLVEMMSAEKARQRSARARTGQSIEQHIDWLKQQIQDLDTQIEQLIAQSDQWQRTREILTSVPGIGAVTTGLLLASLPELGQISAKRLASLCGLAPFNRDSGQMRGKRMISGGRATVRTGLYMAALVATRHNPVIRDYYQRLLQRGKLKKVALVACMHKLVIILNAMVEHDTLWQAPACSLPAAT; encoded by the coding sequence ATGACTGAACTATCACAAGCGCATCAATGGGTTGGCATTGACGTATCCAAGCGCACCTTAGATGTGTACGTCCGTCCACTTGGATTAAGCGTTCAGGTGGCCAACAGTGACTCTGGTTTAAGAGAGTTGCTACAGGCGTTAACGGCGTTTCGTCGCGAGACGAGTCTGATTGTGCTGGAAGCGACCGGGGGCTATCAAGCCCTGGCGGCGCGAACGTTGATGGCGGAGGGCTGGCCCGCCGTTGTGGTGAATCCACGTCAAGTGCGTGATTTTGCCCGGGCCACGGGGCGCATGGCTAAAACAGACAAAATTGATGCCGAGGTGTTGGCTCACTTTGCCGATGCCATCCGTCCAGAGGTACGGGCGATGGCGAGTGAGGCCAGTCAACACCTTCAAGACCTCGTCACGCGACGGCAGCAACTCGTCGAGATGATGAGTGCCGAAAAAGCCCGGCAACGCTCAGCACGAGCCAGGACGGGTCAGAGCATTGAGCAGCATATTGACTGGCTCAAGCAACAGATCCAAGACCTCGATACCCAGATTGAGCAGCTCATCGCCCAGAGCGATCAGTGGCAGCGCACCCGCGAGATCCTCACCAGTGTGCCGGGTATTGGGGCTGTGACGACGGGGCTCCTCTTGGCCTCACTCCCCGAGTTAGGACAGATCTCAGCGAAGCGCCTAGCCAGCTTGTGTGGCCTCGCCCCGTTCAACCGCGATAGCGGCCAGATGCGGGGTAAGCGGATGATTAGCGGCGGTCGAGCCACCGTGCGCACAGGCCTCTACATGGCCGCGTTAGTCGCCACTCGCCATAATCCGGTCATTCGCGATTACTACCAGCGCCTGCTGCAGCGGGGAAAACTCAAAAAGGTTGCCCTGGTGGCCTGCATGCACAAACTGGTGATTATTCTCAATGCCATGGTAGAACATGACACCCTCTGGCAGGCTCCGGCTTGCTCCCTGCCCGCCGCCACATAA
- a CDS encoding cupin domain-containing protein: MDTTTCPLPTSCVVPVYKSPKDYQAFRISPGDTNRLAIVFDPTIANMSLTYCVEIFDVGGKTPPNRHQVAVEMFFVLKGEGLASCDGKTVAISAGDSILVPPNGVHVVENTGPTRLYTLCIMVPNEDFAELIRSGTPVELDDEDLAVLGRHDGPGMVSLG, encoded by the coding sequence ATGGACACGACTACTTGCCCGCTGCCCACCAGCTGCGTTGTTCCGGTTTACAAGTCACCCAAAGACTACCAAGCCTTTCGCATTAGCCCCGGCGATACCAACCGCCTGGCCATAGTCTTTGACCCCACCATCGCCAACATGTCGCTGACCTACTGCGTCGAAATCTTCGATGTCGGTGGCAAAACGCCCCCCAACCGCCACCAGGTCGCCGTAGAAATGTTTTTTGTGCTCAAGGGTGAGGGGCTGGCCAGCTGCGATGGTAAAACCGTAGCCATTAGCGCCGGAGACAGCATTTTGGTGCCGCCCAACGGCGTGCATGTCGTCGAGAATACTGGCCCTACCCGGCTCTATACCCTCTGTATCATGGTGCCTAACGAAGACTTTGCCGAACTGATTCGCAGCGGCACCCCGGTCGAACTAGACGATGAGGATTTAGCCGTACTGGGGCGACACGATGGCCCCGGTATGGTCTCATTGGGCTGA
- a CDS encoding SpoIIE family protein phosphatase yields the protein MVDILIIEHDVATEQFLVSALKQQGYSVTTARSGAEGLTLAEKLLPGVIICDWNIPGDVDGLTICQTLKHHPVLSITSLLLLTARYSTADRVKGLELGADDLLSKPVDINELNARVRSGLRIYQLTQDLRQQKQRMEAEMAEAEGYVRSLLPNDQTGKVPIQARFLPSQQLGGDCYDYYWLDPDYMVMYLLDVSGHGLGSALLSTSVLNVLRSQSLPDVSFYRPEKVLRALNETFQMSDQNQKYFTIWYGVLNCANRQLLYASAGHPPAVLVSIDADQQVTTTRLRTPGMPVGMLPDAKYQWQRCHLPPNSSLYLFSDGLYEVLQNNEQYIGLDAFVDLLALANREKSVDHILDAVIGRQAGEVASDDMSLMMINLD from the coding sequence ATGGTCGACATCCTCATCATTGAGCACGATGTAGCTACAGAACAATTTCTAGTCAGCGCCCTAAAACAGCAGGGCTATAGCGTGACTACTGCGCGCAGTGGAGCAGAGGGGCTGACCCTAGCCGAAAAATTGCTGCCAGGGGTGATCATCTGTGACTGGAATATTCCGGGCGATGTTGACGGGTTAACCATTTGTCAGACGCTCAAACACCACCCGGTGTTGTCAATTACGTCGCTGCTACTGTTGACCGCCCGCTACAGCACCGCCGATCGGGTCAAGGGCCTAGAGCTCGGAGCCGACGACTTGCTCTCAAAGCCGGTAGATATTAACGAACTCAACGCTCGCGTGCGCTCGGGACTGCGTATCTACCAGCTCACTCAAGATCTACGTCAGCAAAAGCAGCGCATGGAGGCCGAAATGGCCGAGGCCGAGGGCTATGTGCGATCGCTATTGCCCAACGACCAAACCGGCAAAGTGCCGATTCAAGCACGGTTTTTACCCTCCCAGCAGCTAGGCGGCGACTGCTACGACTACTACTGGCTTGACCCTGATTACATGGTCATGTATCTGCTAGATGTGTCCGGCCACGGGTTGGGGTCGGCGCTGTTGTCGACCTCGGTGCTCAATGTGCTGCGATCGCAGTCGCTGCCCGACGTCAGCTTTTACCGCCCCGAGAAGGTGCTGCGGGCACTGAACGAAACCTTTCAGATGAGTGACCAAAACCAAAAATACTTCACCATTTGGTATGGCGTGCTCAACTGCGCCAATCGTCAGCTACTCTACGCCAGCGCCGGGCATCCCCCAGCGGTGCTAGTGTCGATCGATGCTGACCAACAGGTAACCACCACCCGCCTGCGCACCCCAGGGATGCCCGTAGGCATGCTGCCCGACGCCAAATATCAGTGGCAGCGCTGCCATCTACCTCCCAACAGCAGCCTCTACTTATTTAGCGATGGTCTCTACGAGGTGCTGCAAAACAACGAGCAGTACATTGGCCTTGATGCCTTTGTCGATCTGTTGGCCCTGGCTAACCGTGAAAAGAGCGTCGATCACATTCTCGATGCAGTGATTGGTCGCCAGGCGGGCGAAGTGGCCAGTGATGACATGTCGTTGATGATGATCAATCTGGACTAG
- a CDS encoding STAS domain-containing protein: MSSNVQVIEPTGILDSTKAEAFRQSVEALLQEGAEIILVDLKNITFIDSSGLGTLVVLLKKIRGLNRSLCICSINDQVRMLFELTSMDRVFDVYDDRQAFEDAKLKAPH; this comes from the coding sequence ATGAGTTCTAACGTTCAAGTTATTGAGCCCACCGGCATTTTAGATAGTACCAAAGCCGAAGCGTTTCGACAGTCGGTGGAAGCATTGCTACAAGAGGGAGCCGAAATTATTTTGGTTGACCTAAAAAATATTACTTTTATCGATAGTTCGGGCCTGGGCACCTTGGTCGTGCTGCTGAAAAAGATTCGGGGGCTAAACCGCAGTCTATGCATTTGCTCGATCAATGATCAGGTGCGCATGCTGTTTGAGCTCACTAGCATGGATCGGGTGTTTGACGTCTACGACGACCGGCAGGCTTTTGAAGACGCCAAGTTAAAAGCGCCACACTAG
- a CDS encoding glycerate kinase, translating to MANLAETSDNFAIAPILIAHLAGNPPTSDQMQQLLAWELADPLRAAAWGITPDNGEAQLQTRLHWLQTLVSHHAALPLPPAPMERYLGLYWRLWLPLALTLKQARDDLNAPLIQGILGGQGTGKTTLTLVLRHILGVMGYNAVGLSIDDLYKTYRDRQLLVQADPRLRWRGPPGTHDIDLGLATLDQVRSAVGREAVALPRFDKSLHGGEGDRIAPEWVEGIDILLFEGWFLGARPIDPARFDQAPEPIATEADRQFARDMNAQLATYLPLWDCLDRLMVLCPADYRLSKQWRKDAEHQMKAQGKTGMSDATIDEFVEYFWRALHPELFITLLKGDREHVNLVIEIDHERTPKAIYSPALAFV from the coding sequence ATGGCAAACCTGGCAGAAACTTCAGACAATTTTGCGATCGCTCCCATTCTTATCGCCCACCTAGCAGGCAATCCTCCGACCTCTGACCAGATGCAGCAGCTGCTGGCGTGGGAGCTAGCCGATCCGCTGCGGGCTGCGGCTTGGGGCATCACTCCCGACAACGGCGAAGCCCAACTGCAAACGCGGCTGCACTGGCTGCAAACCCTCGTGTCCCACCACGCTGCCCTGCCCTTGCCCCCGGCTCCCATGGAGCGCTACCTGGGGCTATATTGGCGGCTGTGGCTGCCCCTAGCCCTGACCCTCAAGCAGGCCCGCGACGATCTCAATGCGCCGCTCATTCAGGGCATCTTGGGAGGACAGGGCACCGGCAAAACTACCCTGACCTTAGTTCTGCGGCACATCCTGGGAGTAATGGGCTACAACGCTGTTGGCCTCTCCATTGACGACCTTTACAAGACCTACCGCGATCGCCAGCTCTTGGTGCAAGCCGATCCTCGGTTGCGGTGGCGAGGCCCCCCCGGCACCCATGATATTGACCTGGGGCTAGCTACCCTGGATCAGGTGCGCTCAGCCGTAGGCCGTGAGGCCGTTGCCCTGCCACGTTTCGATAAGTCGCTGCACGGCGGCGAGGGCGATCGCATTGCCCCCGAGTGGGTCGAGGGAATCGACATTTTGCTATTCGAAGGCTGGTTTTTGGGGGCACGCCCCATTGACCCCGCTCGGTTTGACCAAGCTCCAGAACCCATTGCCACCGAGGCCGATCGCCAGTTTGCCCGCGATATGAACGCTCAACTCGCCACTTACCTGCCTCTGTGGGACTGCCTTGATCGCCTGATGGTGCTTTGCCCCGCTGACTACCGCCTGAGCAAGCAGTGGCGCAAAGATGCCGAGCACCAGATGAAAGCCCAGGGCAAAACCGGCATGAGCGATGCCACCATTGACGAATTTGTGGAGTATTTTTGGCGTGCCCTGCATCCTGAGCTGTTTATCACACTCCTCAAGGGCGATCGAGAACACGTTAACCTAGTGATAGAAATCGATCACGAGCGCACCCCCAAGGCTATTTATTCTCCGGCTTTAGCCTTTGTCTAG